Genomic window (Haloferax sp. Atlit-12N):
AGCCACAGATCGTGCTCTTTGACGAACCGCTCGCTTCGTTGGACCGCAAACTGCGACAGCACATGCAGTTCGAGCTACAGCGGATTCAAGAGGAAACCGGGATTACGTTCCTCTACGTGACGCACGACCAAGAGGTTGCAATGGCAGTCTCGGACCGCATGCTCGTACTCAACGACGGGGAGATGGAGCAACTTGGCACGGTCGAAGAAATCTACGACGCGCCCGCCTCGAAGTTCGTGGCGGATTTCATCGGTGACGTCAACCTCCAGCCGGGGACTGTCATCGACAGTAACGGAACTACTGCGACTATTGAAACCGATCAAGCGTCGCTCAAAGTTCCGAACGCGTCTGAGCAACGAACCGGCTCCGTCTCACTTGAGCCCGGAAGCGAAATCTATCTCGGCGTACGTCCAAAGCGCCTCTCAGTCGCCGAGTCCGCCGACGGAGACCGATTCTCCGTGGCAGGAACGGTCCGCAACCGTGGGTACTCTGGTGAGGAGACCATATACACGATCGAGACCGAGTACGGCTCATTCACAGCCAACACTGCAGACAGCAGCTACGACCTAGGCGACTCGGTGACGGTCGCGTGGAGCCCTGATGACGTCTACCTCTTCGAGTGCGACGAGGAACAGCAGGAACAGCGTGGGGTCTCTCACGTATGAGCAACGCTGTCTCCAGTCGCGAAGCCATTGCATCGGGAATCGAATACTTCCGGGAGAACCGATGGCTTCGATTGGGGCTTTTCATCGGTGTACCGGTGGGCGTGTTGGTGGCGTTTTTCGCGCTTCCACTCCTCTCAATGCTGTGGATGTCACTACTGGAAGAGATGCCTCCGTCGGCGTTATCTCTGGACCACTATATCCGCATCTTCACTGGGGATCTGTACGTGAACATCCTCTGGCGGACGGCAGTTCTGACCGCGGAGTCGACCGCTATTGTGGTAGTTCTAGGCTACATCCTTGCGTACAGTATCGCCCGGTTCTCGAAGCGGACGACGCTTATCCTCATGTTGATCATCTTGCCGTTCTGGACCAACTACATCGTCCGGATGTATGCGCTGATCAACATCTTCCAGAAGGGAGGCGTCCTCGATACCGTGATGCTCGCATTGGGGCTGACAGGCGAAACAGGCGGGATCATGTACACACACCCAGCGGTGCTCGCGGGGCTCTCGTACGTGTGGCTTCCGCTGGCCACCTTCCCGTTTTACGCCTCGTTGACAAACATGGACGATAGCCTCATCGACGCCTCGAAGGACCTCGGGGCAGGTCCGATCAAGACGTTCTTCAGGGTAACACTTCCAATCACGAAAGACGGCGTCATCGCGGGTATCGTCTTGGTTGCCATCCCGTCGTTCGGTTCGTTCATCACCCCAGCGCTTCTCGGCGGTACGAACGTCCTCATGATCGGGATGGTGATTGAACAGCAGTTCACCTCGGCGTTCAACTGGCCGTTTGGATCGGCTCTCGGTATGGTTGTCACCGCTGTTGTCGTTACGCTCATCGTGCTCGG
Coding sequences:
- a CDS encoding ABC transporter ATP-binding protein codes for the protein MSILTVSNLRKEFGSLVAVDNVNFQVEDGEFVSILGPSGSGKSTILRMVAGFETPTSGEIAIQGTPVNDVPPFNRDVNMVFQGLALFPHLTVAENIGYGLEEDGIPKSERKERISEMLDVVELSGYEDRSIDQLSGGEQQRVALARAIVNEPQIVLFDEPLASLDRKLRQHMQFELQRIQEETGITFLYVTHDQEVAMAVSDRMLVLNDGEMEQLGTVEEIYDAPASKFVADFIGDVNLQPGTVIDSNGTTATIETDQASLKVPNASEQRTGSVSLEPGSEIYLGVRPKRLSVAESADGDRFSVAGTVRNRGYSGEETIYTIETEYGSFTANTADSSYDLGDSVTVAWSPDDVYLFECDEEQQEQRGVSHV
- a CDS encoding ABC transporter permease, which encodes MSNAVSSREAIASGIEYFRENRWLRLGLFIGVPVGVLVAFFALPLLSMLWMSLLEEMPPSALSLDHYIRIFTGDLYVNILWRTAVLTAESTAIVVVLGYILAYSIARFSKRTTLILMLIILPFWTNYIVRMYALINIFQKGGVLDTVMLALGLTGETGGIMYTHPAVLAGLSYVWLPLATFPFYASLTNMDDSLIDASKDLGAGPIKTFFRVTLPITKDGVIAGIVLVAIPSFGSFITPALLGGTNVLMIGMVIEQQFTSAFNWPFGSALGMVVTAVVVTLIVLGAWYGAGGQITRSGGDLE